The Longimicrobiaceae bacterium genome has a segment encoding these proteins:
- a CDS encoding RagB/SusD family nutrient uptake outer membrane protein translates to MHKRSGGRRRVAATLLTLLAAVGFSGCEDFLSTEPRGELTTPNFFTNESHAVQATNATYNMLRAWPVHVFAWIGMTDIVSDDATKGSVPADASFLGDLDDLNFDPGNIAFSTVWEGYYQGIYRANVAIQNIPQVDMDETLKARLIGENQFLRAYFYFFLVRAFGGVPLILEPLVAGEFDQTRATAEEVYNQIEQDLLSAIEVLPEQYGAADVGRATKGAARALLGKVYLFQGEYENAYEQLRQVIDSGVYSLYPTYRQLFTPAGENSSEAVFEVQNTTLEAGGGSSQYAQVQGIRGIPNVGWGFNTPSDDLEASYEPGDPRLQTTILYPWEMLPDDPNRVVYLNPSMPNNRYNQKVYTSPDTPRGSDNSSVNIRRIRYADVLLMAAEAAFRTGREDEARTWLNQVRTRARDGHKNTVGIFVETLAQSIATQVLGRGAGESRAFVRYVNPESDAFDAGVRSFVSACQDPCAEAPVPPVRVTSIDIIETVNGSPVRDADQFLAAVDAVPTGAPVVLTGERIEQAGDGSTTSSDFIVTLTAQPLLPEVTASGDALLQAIWAERRWELAMEQHRWFDIIRQGRAPQIMGALGKTFQEGKHELYPLPATEVQITGLQQNPGY, encoded by the coding sequence ATGCATAAGAGGTCTGGGGGGCGACGGCGGGTCGCGGCGACCCTGTTGACCCTGCTGGCCGCCGTGGGCTTCTCCGGCTGCGAGGACTTCCTTTCGACGGAGCCGCGCGGGGAGCTGACCACTCCCAACTTCTTCACCAACGAGAGCCACGCGGTACAGGCGACCAACGCCACCTACAACATGCTCCGCGCCTGGCCGGTGCACGTGTTCGCCTGGATCGGAATGACGGACATCGTCTCCGATGACGCGACCAAAGGCAGCGTTCCGGCGGACGCGAGCTTCCTCGGTGACCTGGACGACCTGAACTTCGATCCGGGCAACATCGCCTTCAGCACGGTCTGGGAGGGCTACTACCAGGGGATCTACCGCGCGAACGTCGCGATCCAGAACATCCCCCAGGTGGACATGGATGAGACCCTCAAGGCGCGGCTGATCGGCGAGAACCAGTTCCTCCGCGCGTACTTCTACTTCTTCCTCGTGCGAGCCTTCGGCGGTGTGCCGCTGATCCTGGAGCCCCTGGTCGCGGGCGAGTTCGATCAGACGCGAGCCACCGCGGAAGAGGTCTACAACCAGATCGAGCAGGATCTGCTCTCCGCCATCGAGGTGCTTCCGGAGCAGTACGGGGCTGCCGATGTCGGTCGCGCGACGAAGGGGGCGGCCCGGGCACTCCTCGGCAAGGTGTACCTGTTCCAGGGAGAGTACGAGAACGCGTACGAACAGCTCCGGCAGGTGATCGATTCGGGTGTGTACAGCCTCTATCCCACCTACCGGCAGCTCTTCACCCCGGCGGGTGAGAATTCTTCGGAGGCGGTGTTCGAGGTGCAGAACACCACGCTGGAGGCGGGAGGCGGCTCCAGCCAGTACGCGCAGGTTCAGGGAATCCGCGGCATTCCGAACGTGGGATGGGGCTTCAACACCCCCTCCGACGACCTCGAGGCGAGCTACGAGCCGGGGGATCCGCGTCTGCAGACCACCATTCTGTATCCCTGGGAGATGCTCCCGGATGATCCCAACCGGGTGGTCTACCTGAACCCGAGCATGCCCAACAACCGGTACAACCAGAAGGTCTACACCTCGCCGGATACTCCGCGTGGGTCCGACAACAGCAGCGTGAACATCCGTCGGATCCGCTATGCGGATGTGCTGTTGATGGCGGCCGAGGCGGCCTTCCGGACCGGTCGTGAGGACGAGGCCCGCACCTGGCTCAACCAGGTGAGGACCCGCGCTCGAGACGGCCACAAGAACACCGTGGGGATTTTCGTGGAGACGCTCGCCCAGTCCATCGCGACCCAGGTGCTGGGGCGTGGTGCGGGCGAGAGCCGGGCGTTCGTGCGCTACGTGAACCCGGAGAGCGACGCCTTCGACGCGGGGGTGCGGAGCTTCGTCAGCGCCTGCCAGGACCCGTGTGCGGAAGCGCCCGTTCCGCCCGTGCGGGTAACCAGCATCGACATCATCGAGACGGTCAACGGCAGCCCGGTGCGCGACGCGGACCAGTTCCTCGCGGCCGTGGACGCCGTGCCGACCGGCGCTCCGGTGGTGCTGACCGGTGAGCGAATCGAGCAAGCAGGCGACGGCTCGACCACCAGCTCCGACTTCATCGTCACGCTGACCGCCCAGCCGCTCCTGCCGGAGGTCACGGCCAGCGGAGACGCGCTTCTGCAGGCGATCTGGGCCGAGCGACGCTGGGAGCTGGCGATGGAGCAGCACCGTTGGTTCGATATCATTCGCCAGGGCCGCGCACCTCAGATCATGGGCGCCCTGGGCAAGACCTTCCAGGAAGGGAAGCACGAGCTGTATCCGCTCCCGGCCACGGAAGTGCAGATCACCGGATTGCAGCAGAATCCGGGATATTGA
- the dnaE gene encoding DNA polymerase III subunit alpha — MSFVHLHCHSEYSLLDGANRVGDLITRALEFEQPALALTDHGVMYGAWIFQEKARKAGLKPIVGMEAYVAPGSRFERGKVKGEKGYYHLVLLARDLIGYRNLARLSSIGFSEGFYFKPRIDREVLARYSEGLIVTSACLAGEVAQHLMEGREDEAREAAAWYAETFPGRYYLEVQAHDYEGQAELNRRILALADQVGLPVVATNDAHFLRAEDHPAHDILLCIGLGKDHSDPDRMRYDEGLYFKNHLEIAQFFPDRPDVLENTLRIADEVDLQFEKKYYVPRFPTESEGFASEEEMLRAWVWSGARQRYGKKTGDDSSTATVQAASGQADGESMGTAGKAADDIPPHIRERVEYELDVITKLGYSGYFLITADFIRWARQHGIPVGPGRGSAAGSIVAYCMGITDICPIRFDLLFERFLNPERVSMPDIDVDFCFERRGEVIEYVREKYGRDAVGQIITFGTMKSRAVVKDVGRTLGFLPAETDRLAKLIPNGPAYSLTVAEAVKQIPEIRTLYEQEERYRRLLDYSQTLEGLSRHSSVHAAGVVIAPGPLQDYVPICTQSTKGAGGADGESVLVTQYDMTCLEKAGMLKMDFLGLKTLTVIHDAVATIRSRHGGKLRHPETGVEYGRVEDIPLDDPAVYRMLARGGTAGVFQFESALATEKLRAMKADRFDDLIAANALVRPGPLDMGMDLVYIRRKLGQEPVSYPHPDLAEVLEPTYGVIVYQEQVMRIAQILAGFSLAEADVLRKAVGKKDAELIKKELGGFVERAVARGHDRKLIEDLAEQIEAFGRYGFNKSHSAAYGLIAYQTAWLKCWYPAEFMAALLSSVVDKTEDVVAYIAACREMGKYLPERCPRGLEVLPPHVNESNLKFTVVGDGVGDIRFGLGAIRGVGEGAVRSILAAREAEGPFKSLFDFLCRIDLRLCNKRVVEALICAGALDGFAPQGRAQLLAGLEAAFAAAQQAQKDRESIQENIFGDLLGEDSVNSAGISEPPLPNVQPWPESERLQREKEILGFFISGHPLDRYREEMALFDRVNTANLKEFRDQKVELACVVTEVSRQISKRDGAEWGRITVEDFHGTATVLAFGESWERNKDSLQKDTPVLLRGAVSGRERDEEDPPIFLDGVTPLASVRESGAVGLCINLGHDSDADSIRRATALLIASPGPAPLIVRWTNGGDDDSPRLRSRSLTVMPRPELLVQLRDTLGESAVTLVKTA; from the coding sequence ATGTCGTTCGTTCACCTGCACTGCCACTCGGAGTACTCCCTTCTCGACGGCGCCAACCGCGTCGGCGACCTCATCACCCGAGCGCTGGAGTTCGAGCAGCCTGCTCTCGCGCTCACCGATCACGGCGTGATGTACGGCGCCTGGATCTTCCAGGAGAAGGCCAGAAAGGCGGGTCTGAAACCGATCGTGGGGATGGAGGCCTACGTCGCGCCCGGGAGTCGCTTCGAGCGCGGTAAGGTCAAGGGGGAGAAGGGCTACTACCACCTGGTCCTGCTGGCGCGCGACCTGATCGGCTACCGCAACCTCGCCCGCCTCTCCTCCATCGGCTTCAGCGAGGGGTTCTACTTCAAGCCGCGCATCGATCGGGAGGTGCTGGCGCGGTACTCCGAGGGTCTCATCGTCACCAGCGCCTGCCTGGCGGGGGAGGTCGCCCAGCACCTCATGGAGGGACGCGAGGACGAGGCGCGCGAGGCGGCCGCCTGGTACGCCGAGACCTTCCCTGGTCGCTACTACCTCGAGGTGCAGGCGCACGACTACGAGGGTCAGGCGGAGCTGAACCGCCGAATCCTGGCCTTGGCCGACCAGGTCGGACTTCCGGTGGTGGCCACCAACGACGCGCACTTCCTTCGGGCCGAAGATCACCCGGCGCACGACATCCTGCTCTGCATCGGTCTGGGAAAGGATCACTCCGATCCCGACCGGATGCGCTACGACGAGGGGCTGTACTTCAAGAACCACCTCGAGATCGCCCAGTTCTTCCCGGATCGTCCGGACGTGCTGGAGAACACCCTGCGCATTGCCGACGAGGTCGACCTCCAGTTCGAGAAGAAGTACTACGTTCCGCGCTTCCCCACCGAATCGGAGGGCTTTGCATCGGAAGAGGAGATGCTGCGGGCCTGGGTCTGGAGCGGGGCGCGGCAGCGGTACGGCAAGAAGACCGGTGATGACTCCTCCACGGCGACCGTTCAGGCGGCCAGCGGCCAGGCCGACGGCGAGTCCATGGGCACCGCCGGAAAGGCGGCCGACGACATCCCGCCCCACATCCGCGAACGGGTCGAATACGAGCTCGACGTGATCACCAAGCTCGGCTATTCGGGCTACTTCCTCATCACCGCCGATTTCATCCGCTGGGCGCGCCAGCACGGCATCCCGGTGGGGCCGGGCCGGGGCTCCGCAGCAGGGTCCATCGTCGCCTACTGCATGGGGATCACGGACATCTGTCCCATCCGCTTCGATCTCCTGTTCGAGCGCTTCCTGAACCCCGAGCGCGTGTCGATGCCCGACATCGACGTGGACTTCTGCTTCGAGCGGCGCGGCGAGGTGATCGAGTACGTGCGAGAGAAGTACGGACGCGACGCGGTCGGTCAGATCATCACCTTCGGCACCATGAAGTCCCGGGCGGTGGTGAAGGACGTTGGCCGGACGCTCGGCTTCCTCCCGGCGGAAACCGACCGTCTGGCGAAGTTGATTCCCAACGGGCCGGCGTACTCCCTGACGGTAGCGGAGGCGGTGAAGCAGATCCCGGAGATCCGCACGCTGTACGAGCAGGAGGAACGCTACCGCCGGCTCCTCGACTACTCGCAGACGCTCGAAGGGCTCTCCCGCCATTCCAGCGTCCACGCGGCAGGCGTGGTGATCGCGCCCGGGCCACTGCAGGACTACGTGCCGATCTGCACCCAGAGCACCAAGGGCGCGGGAGGAGCCGACGGTGAGTCGGTACTGGTGACGCAGTACGACATGACCTGCCTGGAGAAGGCGGGCATGCTCAAGATGGACTTCCTGGGCCTGAAGACGCTCACGGTCATCCACGACGCGGTAGCGACGATCCGCAGCCGCCACGGCGGCAAGCTGCGACATCCCGAGACCGGAGTGGAGTACGGCCGGGTCGAGGACATTCCGCTGGACGATCCAGCGGTCTACCGGATGCTCGCCCGCGGCGGCACGGCTGGCGTGTTCCAGTTCGAATCGGCGCTCGCGACCGAGAAGCTGCGCGCAATGAAGGCGGATCGGTTCGACGACCTGATCGCCGCCAACGCGCTGGTGCGACCAGGCCCGCTCGACATGGGGATGGACCTGGTCTACATCCGCCGGAAGCTCGGTCAGGAGCCGGTCTCCTACCCCCACCCGGACCTGGCCGAGGTGCTCGAGCCGACCTACGGGGTCATCGTCTACCAGGAGCAGGTGATGCGAATCGCCCAGATCCTGGCCGGCTTCTCCCTGGCCGAGGCGGACGTGCTCCGCAAGGCGGTGGGAAAGAAGGACGCCGAGCTGATCAAGAAGGAGCTGGGCGGCTTCGTGGAGCGGGCGGTGGCGCGCGGCCACGACCGTAAGCTGATCGAGGACCTGGCTGAGCAGATCGAGGCGTTCGGGCGATACGGCTTCAACAAGTCACACAGCGCCGCCTACGGGCTGATCGCCTACCAGACAGCCTGGTTGAAATGCTGGTATCCCGCCGAGTTCATGGCCGCGCTGCTCAGCTCGGTGGTGGACAAGACCGAGGATGTCGTGGCGTACATCGCCGCCTGCCGCGAGATGGGCAAGTACCTTCCGGAGCGCTGCCCGCGCGGTCTGGAGGTGCTTCCGCCCCACGTGAACGAATCGAACCTGAAGTTCACCGTCGTCGGCGACGGTGTGGGCGACATCCGTTTCGGGCTGGGGGCGATCCGCGGGGTGGGCGAGGGAGCGGTGCGCTCCATCCTCGCTGCGCGGGAGGCGGAGGGGCCGTTCAAGTCGCTCTTCGACTTCCTCTGCCGGATCGACCTGCGCCTCTGCAATAAGCGGGTCGTGGAGGCGTTGATCTGCGCGGGAGCCCTGGACGGCTTCGCCCCGCAGGGCCGCGCCCAGCTCCTCGCGGGGCTGGAAGCTGCCTTTGCCGCCGCGCAACAGGCGCAGAAGGATCGCGAGAGCATCCAGGAGAACATCTTCGGCGACCTGCTCGGCGAGGACTCTGTCAACAGTGCGGGAATCTCCGAGCCCCCCTTGCCCAACGTCCAGCCGTGGCCGGAGAGCGAACGGCTGCAGCGCGAGAAGGAGATCCTCGGCTTCTTCATCTCGGGACACCCGCTCGACCGCTACCGCGAGGAGATGGCCCTCTTCGACCGGGTGAACACCGCCAACCTGAAGGAGTTCAGGGATCAGAAGGTGGAGTTGGCATGCGTCGTCACCGAGGTGAGCCGCCAGATTTCCAAGCGTGACGGTGCAGAGTGGGGCCGGATCACGGTGGAGGACTTCCACGGAACTGCCACCGTGCTGGCCTTCGGGGAATCCTGGGAGCGAAACAAGGACTCGTTGCAGAAGGACACCCCGGTGCTGCTGCGCGGGGCCGTCTCCGGCCGGGAGCGGGACGAGGAGGATCCTCCCATCTTCCTCGACGGGGTGACGCCGCTCGCGTCGGTGCGAGAGAGCGGAGCCGTCGGCCTCTGCATCAATCTGGGCCACGACTCCGACGCGGACTCGATTCGTCGCGCAACCGCTCTGCTCATTGCGTCGCCCGGTCCAGCGCCTCTGATCGTGCGCTGGACTAACGGCGGCGACGACGATTCGCCCCGGCTTCGCTCGCGTTCTCTGACCGTGATGCCGCGTCCGGAGCTGCTCGTTCAGCTGCGCGATACGCTGGGCGAATCGGCGGTCACGCTGGTCAAGACGGCGTGA
- a CDS encoding TonB-dependent receptor has translation MKRFFVRKGRGEHASVRSATRPLKRVVPLLVLGLALPGVLAAQTVTGTVVASESGSPLPGVTVNVQGTDVTTVTDASGRYTVEVNNPQTDTLTFSSIGYATQNVPVNGRTTIDVTLVQQAVALEELVVVGYGTQQRRDVTGAVASVETEDVAQVATPNVEQALQGRIAGVQVSPNSGEPGQSAVVRIRGVGTLNNASPLYVVDGMLLDDISFLNPNDIASMEVLKDASATAIYGSRGANGVIIVTTKQGAIDTPTRFTVSAYAGFQEVQNPIDMVNARQYAELANELAANQGLPEPYFPDPAAVGPGTDWQDEIFRTAPIQNYQASVSGGSDRVSYYFSGNFIRQDGIIPKSDYERITLRLNNDYDLTETLRLGNNFNFSYIDDKRAPNVLRTLYYADPTIQPRDENGNFTDGNVRSSAGNPAATVFYTNNGGERTRLVGNLFAELDFLNDFTFRTSFGVDHDRDQFRNFVPEFIVSPIQQNVDSDLTVETTTNSSWLWENTVNYDWVGERHRVSAVAGITAQSFYTERLGGSRTNLVGDDPSLWYLNAGDEEGQTNFNTAEDWRMLSYLFRTNYALLDRYLLTASLRIDGSSRFGSENRYGWFPSVAVGWDLAQEAFMQDYENVSALKLRASWGQIGNDKIGAYPGIPVVTGNLNAIFGEDETMFFGASPIELANPDVKWERTSQTNIGLDASFFDGRVGATLDWYNRLTDGILVRVPIPDFVGVSTQPFVNAAEVLNRGFEATLELNQQFGELGVSLGLNASTIDNEVKELGQGNEAIFGGGLGNEVGITTRTEIGHPIGAFWGFKVDGVFQTPEEVAAGPLRGGEQPGDLRYVDTNGDGVITDADKTFLGSPIPDVIYGMNIDLNWRWFDFSANFSGQSGNEVYNGKKAVRFGVDNFEKSFLNRWTGPGTSTTEPRVTNAGHNYLASERFIEDGSFFKLNSAQLGYRLPESVTSQLNLASARIYVNGTNLFTLTDYSGYTPELISGEVINSGIDLGVYPTMRVISFGMDVSF, from the coding sequence ATGAAACGATTCTTCGTTCGGAAGGGTCGTGGCGAGCACGCAAGCGTGCGATCCGCGACCCGGCCGTTGAAGCGGGTGGTACCGCTTCTCGTGCTGGGACTTGCCTTGCCTGGTGTGCTCGCCGCGCAGACGGTGACAGGTACGGTGGTCGCCTCCGAATCCGGGTCTCCGCTCCCCGGAGTGACCGTCAACGTGCAGGGCACCGATGTGACCACCGTCACCGACGCCTCGGGGCGCTACACCGTCGAGGTCAACAACCCGCAGACCGACACGCTGACCTTCAGCTCGATCGGCTACGCCACCCAGAATGTGCCGGTCAACGGTCGCACCACCATCGACGTCACCCTGGTGCAGCAGGCGGTGGCGCTGGAGGAGTTGGTGGTGGTCGGTTACGGCACACAGCAGCGGCGGGACGTGACTGGGGCGGTGGCGTCGGTGGAAACGGAAGACGTCGCGCAGGTGGCCACCCCAAACGTTGAGCAAGCGCTACAAGGGCGGATCGCGGGCGTCCAGGTCAGCCCCAACTCGGGTGAGCCCGGACAGAGCGCGGTGGTCCGCATCCGCGGCGTGGGCACGCTGAACAACGCCTCCCCCCTCTACGTCGTCGACGGGATGCTGCTCGACGACATCTCCTTCCTGAACCCCAATGACATCGCCTCCATGGAGGTCCTGAAGGACGCTTCGGCGACGGCGATCTACGGGTCTCGAGGGGCGAACGGCGTGATCATCGTGACCACCAAGCAGGGGGCCATCGACACCCCGACCCGGTTCACGGTGAGCGCCTACGCGGGGTTCCAGGAGGTTCAGAACCCCATCGACATGGTAAACGCGCGGCAGTACGCCGAGCTCGCGAACGAGCTGGCCGCGAATCAGGGTCTGCCGGAACCGTATTTCCCCGACCCGGCCGCGGTGGGACCGGGCACTGACTGGCAGGACGAGATCTTCCGGACGGCCCCGATCCAGAACTACCAGGCCAGCGTGAGTGGCGGCAGCGACCGCGTCTCTTACTACTTCAGCGGCAACTTCATCCGTCAGGACGGAATCATCCCGAAGTCCGACTACGAGCGCATCACCCTGCGCCTCAATAACGACTACGACCTCACGGAGACGTTGCGGCTGGGTAACAACTTCAACTTCAGCTACATCGACGATAAGCGGGCCCCGAACGTCCTGCGGACGCTCTATTACGCCGACCCGACGATCCAGCCCCGGGACGAAAACGGGAATTTCACCGACGGGAACGTCCGTTCCTCCGCCGGAAACCCCGCCGCGACGGTGTTCTACACCAACAATGGGGGCGAGCGGACGCGGCTGGTCGGCAATCTGTTCGCGGAGCTCGACTTCCTGAACGACTTCACCTTCCGAACCAGCTTCGGCGTCGATCACGATCGGGACCAGTTCCGCAACTTCGTCCCGGAGTTCATCGTCTCGCCCATCCAGCAGAACGTCGACTCCGACCTGACCGTCGAGACCACGACGAACAGCTCCTGGCTGTGGGAGAACACGGTGAACTACGACTGGGTGGGGGAACGGCATCGCGTCTCCGCGGTCGCGGGCATCACCGCGCAGTCGTTCTATACGGAGCGGCTCGGCGGGTCGCGAACGAATCTGGTCGGCGACGATCCCAGCCTCTGGTACCTCAACGCGGGTGACGAGGAGGGGCAGACCAACTTCAACACCGCCGAGGATTGGCGGATGCTCTCCTACCTCTTCCGAACGAACTACGCGCTGCTGGACCGCTATCTCCTGACCGCCTCGCTGCGGATCGATGGTTCTTCGCGGTTCGGTTCGGAGAACCGCTACGGCTGGTTCCCTTCCGTGGCGGTCGGATGGGACCTCGCCCAGGAAGCCTTCATGCAGGACTACGAGAACGTGTCCGCGCTGAAGTTGAGGGCGAGCTGGGGACAGATCGGGAACGACAAGATCGGTGCGTACCCGGGGATTCCCGTCGTGACGGGGAATCTCAACGCGATTTTCGGGGAGGACGAAACGATGTTCTTCGGGGCTTCGCCCATCGAGCTGGCGAACCCGGATGTCAAGTGGGAGCGAACGAGCCAGACCAACATCGGCCTGGATGCATCGTTCTTCGATGGTAGGGTGGGTGCGACCCTCGATTGGTACAACCGGCTGACCGACGGAATTCTGGTGCGCGTGCCGATCCCCGACTTCGTCGGCGTGTCCACGCAGCCCTTCGTCAACGCGGCCGAGGTGCTGAACCGCGGCTTCGAGGCGACGCTCGAACTGAATCAGCAGTTCGGCGAGCTCGGCGTGTCGCTCGGACTGAACGCCTCCACCATCGATAACGAGGTGAAGGAGCTGGGGCAGGGCAACGAGGCGATCTTCGGTGGCGGGCTCGGGAACGAGGTCGGAATCACCACCCGCACGGAGATCGGTCACCCGATTGGCGCCTTCTGGGGATTCAAGGTCGACGGCGTCTTCCAGACGCCCGAGGAGGTGGCGGCGGGTCCGCTGCGCGGCGGCGAACAGCCCGGCGACCTGCGCTACGTGGATACGAACGGAGACGGAGTCATCACCGATGCCGACAAGACCTTCCTCGGCTCTCCGATTCCGGACGTCATCTACGGCATGAACATCGACCTCAACTGGCGGTGGTTCGACTTCTCGGCGAACTTCAGCGGCCAGTCGGGCAACGAGGTCTACAACGGCAAGAAGGCGGTGCGCTTCGGGGTGGACAACTTCGAGAAATCCTTCCTGAACCGCTGGACGGGCCCGGGGACGAGCACGACCGAGCCTCGCGTGACCAATGCCGGACACAACTATCTCGCATCGGAGCGCTTCATCGAGGACGGCTCTTTCTTCAAGCTGAACTCGGCGCAGCTCGGCTACCGTCTGCCGGAGTCGGTGACCAGCCAGCTGAACCTGGCCTCGGCTCGTATCTACGTGAACGGCACCAACCTGTTCACGCTTACGGACTACAGCGGCTACACCCCCGAGCTCATTTCGGGGGAGGTGATCAACAGCGGCATCGATCTGGGGGTCTACCCCACGATGCGTGTGATCTCCTTCGGCATGGACGTGTCGTTCTGA
- a CDS encoding glucoamylase family protein: MRYLTLLSLLLPLMGCANATTSPDRAPPAFDDFVPEVQERTFRWFWDTTNPENGLVPDRWPEPPFASIAAVGFGLSAYPVGVERGWITREEARERTLNTLRFFWNAPQGDAATGMTGYRGFFYHFIDMDQGLRYRDVELSTIDTALLMAGVLTVGEYFDQDDPVEEEIRALADSLYRRVEWDWFQREDGLIRMAWYPDRGFGPPVYTGYNEAMILYLLALGSPTHPVDARAWSAFTSSYEWADFYGQEHVNFAPLFGHQYSHIWVDFRGIRDAYMRSRGIDYFENSRRAALAQREYAIDNPNGWVGYDANVWGLTASDGPVGATIVIDGRERQFRTYWARGAAAGDIRDDGTIAPTAVGGSFPFVPELAAQALRTMAERYGEHLYREYGFIDAFNPTLRTEHPVTAGEIVPGVGWFDDQYLGIDQGPIVLMIENYRSELIWRLMRNNDYIVRGLCRAGFSGGWLEGRCTQ, from the coding sequence ATGCGCTACCTCACCCTCCTGAGCCTCCTCCTCCCCCTCATGGGCTGTGCGAACGCGACCACGAGCCCGGATCGGGCGCCCCCGGCCTTCGATGATTTTGTTCCCGAGGTGCAGGAGCGTACCTTCCGGTGGTTCTGGGATACGACCAATCCGGAGAACGGCCTGGTGCCTGACCGGTGGCCGGAGCCGCCGTTCGCCAGCATCGCGGCGGTCGGGTTCGGGCTGAGCGCCTATCCGGTCGGCGTGGAGCGGGGCTGGATCACGCGCGAGGAGGCGCGCGAGCGAACGCTGAATACTCTGCGGTTCTTCTGGAACGCTCCCCAGGGGGACGCCGCCACGGGAATGACCGGATACCGTGGCTTCTTCTATCACTTCATCGACATGGACCAGGGCCTCCGGTACCGCGACGTGGAGCTCTCGACTATTGACACCGCGCTGCTCATGGCCGGGGTTCTCACGGTGGGCGAGTACTTCGACCAGGACGACCCGGTCGAGGAGGAGATCCGCGCACTGGCGGATTCGCTCTACCGACGGGTGGAGTGGGACTGGTTCCAGCGCGAGGACGGGCTGATCCGGATGGCCTGGTATCCCGACCGCGGCTTCGGGCCGCCGGTCTACACGGGGTACAACGAGGCGATGATCCTCTACCTGCTCGCCCTGGGATCTCCCACCCATCCGGTGGATGCGCGAGCCTGGAGCGCCTTCACCAGTTCGTACGAGTGGGCGGACTTCTACGGGCAGGAGCACGTGAACTTCGCCCCCCTGTTCGGCCACCAGTACTCACACATCTGGGTCGATTTCCGGGGGATTCGCGACGCCTACATGCGCAGCCGGGGGATCGATTACTTCGAGAACTCGCGCCGTGCAGCGCTGGCCCAACGGGAGTACGCGATCGACAACCCCAACGGGTGGGTGGGCTACGACGCGAACGTCTGGGGCCTGACGGCCAGCGACGGTCCGGTCGGCGCCACGATCGTCATCGATGGGCGGGAGCGGCAGTTCCGGACCTACTGGGCGCGCGGAGCGGCGGCCGGGGACATCCGCGACGACGGCACCATTGCACCCACGGCGGTGGGCGGGTCCTTCCCCTTCGTCCCCGAGCTTGCGGCCCAGGCGCTCCGCACCATGGCGGAGCGCTACGGGGAGCACCTCTACCGCGAGTACGGATTCATCGACGCGTTCAATCCCACGCTCCGGACCGAACATCCGGTCACGGCGGGTGAGATCGTGCCAGGAGTGGGTTGGTTCGACGACCAGTATCTGGGCATCGATCAGGGGCCAATCGTACTCATGATCGAGAACTATCGCTCGGAGCTGATCTGGAGGCTCATGCGGAACAACGACTACATCGTACG